In Mytilus trossulus isolate FHL-02 chromosome 6, PNRI_Mtr1.1.1.hap1, whole genome shotgun sequence, a single window of DNA contains:
- the LOC134723624 gene encoding uncharacterized protein LOC134723624 has protein sequence MMMTHIFTCILFVLMCRSSNAAFTATLPTGGAHYYPLNGIIRYNQVLLADSDYNSGSGVFTPSKNGTYSVSVTMMSGTVRAHLTLRKNGVTYVWLYTGNEYDMATQNVNMDLKTGDRIWVQMTNTANYLFDVYNTFSAVLIP, from the exons ATGATGATGACTCATATTTTTACTTGCATCTTGTTTGTGTTGATGTGTCGTTCAAGTAATG CTGCATTTACAGCGACATTACCCACTGGTGGTGCTCATTATTATCCACTCAATGGTATCATCAGATACAACCAAGTGCTTCTAGCGGATTCTGATTACAATAGCGGTTCGGGTGTTTTTACTCCTTCAAAGAATGGTACTTACTCAGTGTCTGTTACCATGATGTCAGGCACTGTAAGGGCTCACCTTACTCTGAGAAAGAATGGTGTTACTTATGTGTGGCTTTATACTGGTAATGAATATGATATGGCAACCCAAAATGTCAACATGGATCTGAAAACAGGCGATCGGATTTGGGTACAAATGACCAACACGGCAAACTATCTCTTTGATGTTTATAACACTTTCAGTGCAGTACTGATACCTTGA